The following are from one region of the Sandaracinus amylolyticus genome:
- a CDS encoding serine/threonine-protein kinase, producing the protein MSSAPAHDDDAPGRGASSVTHTGVEAKVRSRSRRESLRPDPVLGATLAGKYQVLELLGEGAMGRVYRAKQIALDKEIAVKVLHRHLTGAERIEMRFHREARAASRLSHPNSLHIHDFGTTDDGTLYIAMELLDGEDLQTILDHDHPLSPARIAALLVPVLRALEEAHRAGIIHRDLKPENVVVQPDRSGREHVKVCDFGIAKILDQEEGRAITVDGFVCGTPQYMAPEQSRGDVIDHRSDLYAAGVVLYQMICGVVPFSGENALGVLTRHLVEAPVPPSERRPELGVPRALEQICLRALEKDPGARWQSAAEMADALERMARELGSDAETRLGEGAFRATAKPRKSQAPKEPVAKRASALPRTWMMLAPALIAAIALVAVLGSRAPEEERGIAREIATPSAPEVSVAAPPAVETPVIEPAVEAPSIESTPEAPAPSPTPRVRRERTTATASSTESVPAPSVEVAPVETPARSIAEIAFEEGRRRFLANDVPGAIARFEEASRAAPRDADVQKQLGRAYMRAGDVSRSIAAYRRYLELAPDAADRAVVERIIAQQGG; encoded by the coding sequence ATGAGCAGCGCCCCCGCACACGACGACGACGCCCCCGGGCGCGGCGCGTCGTCCGTCACCCACACGGGGGTGGAGGCGAAGGTGCGCTCGCGGTCGCGTCGCGAATCGCTCCGCCCGGATCCCGTGCTCGGCGCGACGCTGGCCGGGAAGTACCAGGTGCTCGAGCTGCTCGGCGAAGGCGCGATGGGCCGCGTGTACCGCGCCAAGCAGATCGCGCTCGACAAGGAGATCGCGGTGAAGGTGCTGCACCGGCACCTCACCGGCGCGGAGCGCATCGAGATGCGCTTCCATCGCGAGGCGCGCGCCGCGAGCCGGCTCTCGCACCCGAACTCGCTGCACATCCACGACTTCGGGACGACCGACGACGGCACGCTCTACATCGCGATGGAGCTGCTCGACGGCGAGGATCTGCAGACGATCCTCGACCACGACCATCCGCTCTCGCCGGCGCGCATCGCGGCGCTGCTGGTGCCGGTGCTGCGCGCGCTCGAGGAGGCCCATCGCGCCGGGATCATCCATCGCGATCTGAAGCCCGAGAACGTCGTGGTGCAGCCCGATCGCAGCGGGCGCGAGCACGTGAAGGTGTGCGACTTCGGGATCGCGAAGATCCTCGATCAAGAAGAGGGCCGCGCGATCACGGTCGACGGGTTCGTGTGCGGCACGCCGCAGTACATGGCGCCCGAGCAGAGCCGCGGAGACGTGATCGATCACCGCAGCGACCTCTACGCCGCGGGCGTCGTGCTCTACCAGATGATCTGCGGCGTGGTGCCGTTCAGCGGCGAGAACGCGCTCGGCGTGCTCACGCGGCACCTCGTCGAGGCGCCGGTGCCGCCGAGCGAGCGGCGCCCGGAGCTCGGCGTGCCGCGCGCGCTCGAGCAGATCTGCCTGCGCGCGCTGGAGAAGGATCCCGGCGCGCGATGGCAGAGCGCGGCGGAGATGGCGGACGCGCTCGAGCGCATGGCGCGCGAGCTCGGGAGCGACGCGGAGACGCGGCTCGGCGAAGGCGCGTTCCGGGCGACCGCGAAGCCGAGGAAGTCGCAAGCACCGAAGGAGCCCGTCGCGAAGCGCGCGAGCGCGCTGCCGCGCACCTGGATGATGCTCGCGCCCGCGTTGATCGCGGCGATCGCGCTGGTCGCGGTGCTCGGCTCGAGAGCGCCCGAGGAAGAGCGTGGCATCGCGCGCGAGATCGCGACGCCGAGCGCCCCCGAGGTGAGCGTCGCCGCGCCGCCCGCGGTGGAGACGCCGGTGATCGAGCCCGCGGTCGAGGCCCCGTCGATCGAGTCCACTCCCGAGGCGCCGGCGCCGAGCCCCACCCCGCGCGTGCGCCGCGAGCGCACGACGGCGACGGCGAGCAGCACGGAGAGCGTGCCTGCGCCGAGCGTCGAGGTCGCGCCCGTGGAGACGCCGGCGCGCAGCATCGCGGAGATCGCGTTCGAGGAAGGACGCCGGCGCTTCCTCGCGAACGACGTCCCGGGCGCGATCGCCCGCTTCGAGGAGGCGTCACGCGCTGCGCCGCGCGACGCCGACGTGCAGAAGCAGCTCGGGCGCGCGTACATGCGCGCGGGCGACGTCTCGCGCAGCATCGCCGCGTATCGCCGCTATCTGGAGCTCGCGCCCGACGCCGCGGATCGCGCGGTCGTCGAGCGCATCATCGCCCAGCAGGGCGGCTGA
- a CDS encoding FHA domain-containing protein — protein MEHDIGIACGRCDTFNPMGAAFCSSCGNDLSFRASAKAASPAAGVSEDPMEQNRYYVCKECSSPVPPGHKFCGACGATVPDELLDKKVEFFGTMQAPGKARLILIRGTDGADGLSYLLQGTEHVTGRTNAQIPFPNDPFVSDRHANFIYRGDKLVVRDEGSLNGVFVRVRQPVPIAPGDQFLCGEQVFRLDATPKDTSGPDPDQTYFYSSPKRPSPFRVVQVLRGGGDGMVYCARDTSVQIGREDNEMNFPDDIYMSGRHAKVELSPDGSYALHDLGSRNGTYVRMRGERELAHGDYLFFGQQLLRVEQTA, from the coding sequence ATGGAGCACGACATCGGGATCGCGTGTGGCCGCTGCGACACGTTCAACCCGATGGGGGCGGCGTTCTGCTCCTCCTGTGGGAACGATCTCTCGTTCCGTGCGAGTGCCAAGGCGGCGAGCCCGGCTGCGGGCGTGTCGGAGGATCCGATGGAGCAGAACCGATATTACGTGTGCAAGGAGTGCTCGTCGCCGGTGCCGCCCGGGCACAAGTTCTGCGGCGCGTGCGGTGCGACAGTCCCGGACGAGCTGCTCGACAAGAAGGTCGAGTTCTTCGGGACGATGCAGGCGCCGGGCAAGGCGCGCTTGATCCTGATCCGCGGCACCGACGGCGCCGACGGCCTCTCGTACCTGCTGCAGGGCACGGAGCACGTCACCGGCCGCACGAACGCGCAGATCCCGTTCCCGAACGATCCCTTCGTCAGCGATCGTCACGCGAACTTCATCTACCGCGGTGACAAGCTCGTCGTGCGCGACGAGGGCAGCCTCAACGGCGTCTTCGTGCGCGTGCGCCAGCCGGTGCCGATCGCGCCGGGCGATCAGTTCCTCTGCGGCGAGCAGGTCTTCCGTCTCGACGCGACGCCGAAGGACACGTCGGGCCCCGATCCCGATCAGACGTACTTCTACTCGTCGCCGAAGCGCCCGAGCCCGTTCCGCGTGGTGCAGGTGCTCCGCGGCGGCGGCGACGGGATGGTCTACTGCGCGCGCGACACCTCGGTGCAGATCGGCCGCGAGGACAACGAGATGAATTTCCCCGACGACATCTACATGTCGGGGCGCCATGCGAAGGTCGAGCTCTCGCCCGATGGCTCGTACGCACTGCACGATCTCGGATCGCGCAACGGCACCTACGTGCGCATGCGGGGCGAGCGCGAGCTCGCGCACGGCGACTACCTGTTCTTCGGCCAGCAGCTGCTGCGCGTCGAACAGACGGCGTGA
- a CDS encoding HEAT repeat domain-containing protein yields the protein MLRPPRALPHTERVVRRRRPFSFVLAILLLTIPAAARAQDDWGITRERGGSGTTTRPRGGGGARRPRTEPRTPEAPTDRSAVLIERYLRVLESEPADGFALDRLVELYRERDGNDRALRELLEPRAAEESGWWAHMLLGHLARRAHRLEAAVTHYERAAAMRADQSLSMVAIARVLRESGDVEGARGRYEAALDRTPRGPARDEILRELATLALDRGDYDEARRRFDQLAGGAGGSVYLRTEIARALLARGDHERAIAEYERVADALRGDARASAPVLIELARAQLGAGRDAEAIETLDRAVASAGGASGTRAEADELRLEAYRRADRLDELAASLARRSGPEVAALLGRVHDELGHDDQALDAYRRALRARPRDVDLRLRIVQVLARAGRIDELIEEYRAIVRGAPDEPRHVVRLAELLRETGRRDEALATLEAASRRSRDPVLHQRLAELYARWGERARAEAELAALVRLDPTDAMHLIALGSQQFDAGDREGAMTTWRRILTLGGDRADAHATLGGILADHDLLSDAIDEHTEAVRLAPDRLEIVRGLATTLERAGRDAEALPHWQRVLTLAGDDRAARREARERIVGLWVRTRQVDAMAQSLGRAFQADPPDLEAGRMLAEIHRRRRDLEGSQRVLARLAELEPGDVETLTALERVRSQAGDRAGAIEVLRRLVEVDPRRAATHLSRMAEHALALYRDDDARAYAAEAVELSPDDASAHRRLGDLLRAGQDIDGAIASYRRALERDPRLFDTAFDLAEMHLARGEHEDADRVYREVLARAPDDDLVARAARASLQIHVGAGTLEALERELLPLALAHPERPIYRRVVVELYDAMTGPLVVRARRSGPEGDEARASLRRWGARAIKPLLEALADSDPSQRRIALAILGPLGNPAAAAPLLGVAETAESLDVRVQALLGVAAIPSPALVPRLATLATAEPAAIRAAATLALARTGGRAAIEVLRARLADDDSQVRGWAALGLGAARDVASAPALRRIVEDPRQPRASAALALGWLGDREAIAPLVALAREAQPGVAPAALAALAAHDTPVARASRVTALFAGDGRVRRAAAASLRSTTRAPDVLRLPAPGEGPADLALRLARADETLPPPDLDALGPTLVAVLREALTSGPAARVASTLSVLAAGPGPLGLGELTRDLDTWPEPARTSAIRSLTTLLAQLVPDLTTCARADDATVRAEAARVLAHADDATAATVLADALDDGAATVRRAALDALAEAELDPTETLRARTASLLASSDDWAMRTRAARALGTLGGDAARQALITALRDDPFAFVREEAALALGGLGGEGADTALTDACARDDEPRVRAGAARAIEALGGSCDPRVR from the coding sequence GTGCTTCGACCGCCGCGTGCGCTGCCGCATACTGAGCGGGTGGTGCGCCGGCGTCGGCCGTTCTCGTTCGTCCTCGCGATCCTCCTGCTGACGATCCCGGCGGCCGCTCGCGCGCAGGACGACTGGGGGATCACCCGCGAGCGCGGCGGCAGCGGCACGACGACGCGGCCGCGCGGAGGAGGGGGCGCACGACGGCCTCGCACCGAGCCGCGTACGCCGGAGGCGCCGACCGATCGCAGCGCGGTGCTGATCGAGCGCTACCTGCGTGTGCTCGAGTCGGAGCCCGCCGATGGGTTCGCGCTCGATCGGCTCGTCGAGCTGTACCGCGAGCGCGACGGGAACGATCGCGCGCTGCGCGAGCTGCTCGAGCCGCGCGCCGCGGAGGAGAGCGGCTGGTGGGCGCACATGCTGCTCGGCCACCTCGCGCGGCGTGCGCACCGCCTCGAGGCCGCGGTCACGCACTACGAGCGCGCCGCGGCGATGCGCGCGGATCAGTCGCTCTCGATGGTCGCGATCGCGCGCGTGCTGCGCGAGTCGGGCGACGTCGAGGGCGCGCGCGGGCGCTACGAGGCTGCGCTCGATCGCACGCCGCGCGGCCCGGCGCGCGACGAGATCCTGCGCGAGCTCGCGACCCTCGCGCTCGATCGCGGCGACTACGACGAGGCGCGACGTCGCTTCGATCAGCTCGCGGGAGGCGCCGGAGGCAGCGTCTATCTGCGCACCGAGATCGCACGGGCGCTGCTCGCGCGTGGCGATCACGAGCGCGCGATCGCCGAGTACGAGCGGGTCGCGGACGCGCTGCGCGGCGATGCACGCGCGAGCGCGCCGGTGCTGATCGAGCTCGCGCGCGCGCAGCTCGGCGCCGGGCGCGATGCCGAGGCGATCGAGACGCTCGATCGTGCGGTCGCGAGCGCGGGCGGTGCGTCGGGCACGCGGGCCGAGGCCGACGAGCTGCGGCTCGAGGCCTATCGTCGCGCCGATCGGCTCGACGAGCTCGCGGCTTCGCTCGCGCGGCGCAGCGGTCCCGAGGTGGCTGCGCTGCTCGGTCGTGTGCACGACGAGCTCGGTCACGACGATCAGGCGCTCGACGCGTATCGCCGCGCGCTGCGCGCGCGTCCGCGCGACGTCGATCTCCGCCTGCGCATCGTGCAGGTGCTCGCGCGCGCCGGACGCATCGACGAGCTCATCGAGGAGTACCGCGCGATCGTGCGCGGCGCGCCCGACGAGCCGCGCCACGTCGTGCGGCTCGCGGAGCTGCTGCGCGAGACCGGGCGGCGCGACGAAGCGCTCGCGACGCTCGAAGCGGCCTCGCGACGCTCGCGCGATCCCGTGCTGCACCAGCGCCTCGCCGAGCTCTACGCGCGGTGGGGCGAGCGCGCGCGCGCCGAGGCCGAGCTCGCTGCGCTGGTGCGTCTCGATCCCACCGACGCGATGCACCTGATCGCGCTCGGCTCGCAGCAATTCGACGCGGGCGATCGCGAAGGCGCGATGACGACCTGGCGGCGCATCCTGACGCTCGGCGGAGATCGCGCCGACGCGCACGCGACGCTCGGCGGCATCCTCGCCGATCACGATCTGCTCTCCGACGCGATCGACGAGCACACCGAGGCGGTGCGGCTCGCGCCCGATCGTCTCGAGATCGTGCGCGGGCTCGCGACGACGCTCGAACGTGCCGGGCGCGATGCCGAAGCGCTCCCGCACTGGCAGCGCGTGCTCACGCTCGCAGGGGATGACCGCGCCGCGCGTCGCGAGGCGCGCGAGCGCATCGTCGGCCTCTGGGTCCGCACGCGTCAGGTCGATGCGATGGCGCAGTCGCTCGGGCGCGCGTTCCAGGCGGATCCGCCGGATCTCGAGGCGGGTCGGATGCTCGCGGAGATCCATCGGCGACGGCGCGATCTCGAGGGCTCGCAGCGCGTGCTCGCGCGTCTCGCCGAGCTCGAGCCGGGCGACGTCGAGACGCTCACCGCGCTCGAGCGCGTGCGCTCGCAGGCGGGTGATCGCGCCGGCGCGATCGAGGTGCTGCGCCGGCTCGTCGAGGTTGATCCGCGCCGCGCTGCGACGCACCTCTCGCGCATGGCCGAGCACGCGCTCGCGCTCTATCGCGACGACGACGCGCGCGCCTACGCGGCCGAGGCGGTCGAGCTCAGCCCCGACGACGCGAGCGCGCATCGGCGGCTCGGCGATCTGCTGCGCGCGGGCCAGGACATCGATGGTGCGATCGCGAGCTATCGCCGCGCGCTCGAGCGTGATCCGCGGCTCTTCGACACCGCGTTCGATCTCGCCGAGATGCACCTCGCGCGCGGCGAGCACGAGGACGCGGATCGTGTGTACCGCGAGGTCCTCGCGCGCGCGCCGGACGATGACCTCGTCGCCCGCGCGGCGCGCGCGTCGCTGCAGATCCATGTCGGCGCGGGGACGCTCGAGGCGCTCGAGCGCGAGCTCCTGCCGCTCGCGCTCGCGCACCCGGAGCGCCCGATCTACCGGCGCGTCGTCGTCGAGCTCTACGACGCGATGACCGGGCCGCTCGTGGTGCGGGCTCGCCGCAGCGGGCCCGAGGGCGACGAGGCGCGGGCGTCGCTCCGTCGCTGGGGCGCGCGCGCGATCAAGCCGCTCCTCGAGGCGCTCGCCGACAGCGATCCCTCGCAGCGCCGCATCGCGCTCGCGATCCTCGGCCCGCTGGGCAACCCGGCCGCGGCCGCGCCGCTGCTCGGAGTCGCCGAGACCGCGGAGTCGCTCGACGTGCGCGTGCAGGCGCTGCTCGGTGTCGCCGCGATCCCGTCGCCCGCGCTGGTGCCGCGGCTCGCGACCCTCGCCACCGCCGAGCCCGCTGCGATCCGCGCGGCCGCGACGCTCGCGCTCGCACGCACCGGAGGACGCGCCGCGATCGAGGTGCTGCGCGCGCGGCTCGCCGACGACGACTCGCAGGTGCGAGGGTGGGCCGCGCTGGGCCTCGGGGCGGCGCGCGACGTCGCGAGCGCGCCGGCGCTGCGACGCATCGTCGAAGATCCGCGGCAGCCGCGGGCCAGCGCAGCGCTCGCGCTCGGGTGGCTCGGCGATCGCGAGGCGATCGCACCGCTCGTCGCGCTGGCGCGCGAAGCGCAGCCCGGGGTCGCCCCCGCCGCGCTGGCCGCGCTCGCCGCGCACGACACTCCGGTCGCGCGGGCGTCACGCGTCACCGCGCTCTTCGCGGGCGATGGACGTGTGCGGCGCGCCGCCGCCGCATCGCTCCGCAGCACCACGCGCGCCCCCGACGTGCTCCGGCTGCCGGCGCCCGGAGAAGGCCCCGCCGATCTCGCGCTGCGCCTCGCGCGCGCCGACGAGACGCTCCCGCCGCCCGATCTTGACGCCCTCGGTCCCACGCTCGTCGCGGTGCTCCGCGAGGCGCTCACGAGCGGGCCCGCGGCGCGCGTCGCCTCGACCCTCTCGGTCCTCGCGGCCGGTCCCGGGCCTCTCGGGCTCGGCGAGCTCACGCGCGATCTCGACACCTGGCCCGAGCCCGCGCGCACCTCGGCGATCCGATCGCTCACCACCCTCCTCGCGCAGCTGGTCCCCGATCTGACGACCTGCGCGCGCGCCGACGACGCCACCGTGCGCGCCGAGGCCGCGCGCGTGCTCGCGCACGCCGACGACGCGACCGCGGCCACGGTGCTCGCCGACGCGCTCGACGACGGCGCCGCGACGGTGCGGCGCGCCGCGCTCGACGCACTCGCCGAGGCCGAGCTCGACCCCACCGAGACGCTCCGCGCGCGCACAGCGTCGCTCCTCGCGTCGAGCGACGACTGGGCGATGCGCACCCGCGCCGCGCGCGCCCTCGGCACGCTCGGCGGCGACGCCGCGCGTCAGGCGCTGATCACCGCGCTGCGCGACGACCCGTTCGCGTTCGTCCGCGAAGAGGCCGCGCTCGCGCTCGGAGGCCTCGGTGGCGAGGGCGCCGACACCGCGCTGACCGATGCTTGCGCGCGCGACGACGAGCCCCGCGTCCGGGCAGGCGCGGCCCGCGCGATCGAGGCGCTCGGCGGCTCCTGCGATCCCCGTGTTCGTTGA
- a CDS encoding NFACT RNA binding domain-containing protein: MSDAPLAALLGARARRVDVPEPDLVALTLGVGELRVALLFSTDPASPGLGCVPERPRGRPAEGVAKQLRNLVEGARLERALDAGGGAIAIDLRRGPDAIALVHESLGDRSNVLVLDAEGAIVAALHPARLAERGLQLGEAWSPPEPSDRARDLPSDLDSLLALGTALVEARRDAHARARRTALDRALRRAHKRALRRAEATLGDLDRANEAPALRARGSALLAGLATIARGATHVSLPDWSTDPPGTLEIDIDPAIGPRPTADALFTRARKLEAGAAIASARHDEAMAEAAKIESIRARLELADDAQIEALETEAARLRIAPAAASAKRKREPESRSPFRRYEGHGGRVILVGKGGTDNDELTFRVASPHDLWVHVRGVPGSHVIVPLKRGEICPPELLVDAAHLAAHFSSARGEPQVEIQHAPRKHLRKPKGGAPGKVIVANERALALRVEPDRLSRLLGREPND; this comes from the coding sequence GTGAGCGACGCTCCGCTCGCCGCGCTGCTCGGCGCGCGAGCGCGCCGCGTCGACGTCCCGGAGCCCGATCTCGTCGCGCTCACGCTCGGCGTGGGTGAGCTCCGCGTCGCCCTCCTCTTCTCGACCGATCCGGCGTCGCCGGGCCTCGGCTGCGTGCCCGAGCGCCCGCGGGGGCGACCGGCGGAGGGCGTCGCGAAGCAGCTGCGAAACCTGGTCGAAGGCGCGCGCCTCGAGCGCGCGCTCGACGCGGGTGGAGGCGCGATCGCGATCGATCTGCGCCGCGGCCCCGACGCGATCGCGCTCGTCCACGAGTCCCTCGGTGATCGCTCGAACGTCCTGGTGCTCGACGCGGAGGGCGCGATCGTCGCGGCGCTCCATCCCGCGCGCCTCGCGGAGCGCGGGCTCCAGCTCGGCGAGGCCTGGTCGCCGCCCGAGCCGAGCGATCGCGCCCGCGATCTCCCGAGCGATCTCGACTCGCTCCTCGCGCTCGGCACCGCGCTCGTCGAAGCGCGTCGCGACGCGCACGCCCGCGCTCGTCGCACCGCGCTCGATCGCGCGCTCCGTCGTGCGCACAAGCGCGCGCTGCGTCGCGCCGAGGCCACGCTCGGCGATCTCGATCGCGCGAACGAAGCGCCCGCGCTGCGTGCCCGCGGATCGGCGCTCCTCGCCGGGCTCGCGACGATCGCGCGCGGCGCGACGCACGTCTCGCTCCCCGACTGGTCGACCGATCCGCCGGGCACGCTCGAGATCGACATCGATCCCGCGATCGGCCCGCGCCCCACCGCCGACGCGCTCTTCACGCGCGCCCGCAAGCTCGAAGCGGGCGCCGCGATCGCCTCGGCGCGCCACGACGAAGCGATGGCCGAGGCCGCGAAGATCGAGTCGATCCGCGCGCGCCTCGAGCTCGCCGACGACGCGCAGATCGAAGCGCTCGAGACCGAAGCGGCGCGCCTCCGCATCGCCCCCGCCGCAGCGAGCGCGAAGCGAAAGCGCGAGCCCGAGTCGCGCTCGCCGTTCCGGCGCTACGAGGGCCACGGAGGCCGCGTGATCCTCGTCGGCAAGGGCGGCACCGACAACGACGAGCTCACGTTCCGCGTCGCATCGCCGCACGATCTCTGGGTGCACGTGCGCGGCGTCCCGGGCTCGCACGTGATCGTCCCGCTGAAGCGCGGCGAGATCTGCCCGCCGGAGCTCCTCGTCGACGCCGCGCACCTCGCGGCGCACTTCTCGAGCGCGCGCGGCGAGCCCCAGGTCGAGATCCAGCACGCGCCCCGCAAGCACTTACGGAAGCCGAAGGGCGGCGCGCCCGGCAAGGTCATCGTCGCGAACGAGCGCGCCCTCGCGCTGCGCGTCGAGCCCGATCGCCTGTCTCGTTTGCTGGGCCGCGAGCCGAACGACTGA
- a CDS encoding OmpA/MotB family protein — translation MRAKTWGTVAVLALGVALGSVAGCGGRDERDIARINELEGQLRSAEEQRAQMETRITELEALNAQLVSRLEALGQDVEGLQSERSSLQSSLTETQRALEELRERERQQQARLATFRQMLERFRAMIDSGRLRVRIFRNRMVVELPDNVLFDSGEAELREQGQQTLAEVASVLRSIEGRQFQVAGHTDNVPIRSRRFPSNWELSTARAVSVARYLIEQGISGERISAAGYADTQPVDSNDTDAGRAHNRRIEIQLVPNIDELPDLSALTGETGGGGGS, via the coding sequence ATGCGGGCGAAGACGTGGGGAACAGTGGCCGTGCTGGCGCTCGGCGTGGCGCTCGGCAGCGTCGCGGGATGCGGCGGTCGCGACGAGCGCGACATCGCGCGGATCAACGAGCTGGAAGGTCAGCTCCGCAGCGCGGAAGAGCAGCGCGCACAGATGGAGACGCGCATCACCGAGCTCGAGGCGCTCAACGCCCAGCTGGTGTCGCGACTCGAGGCGCTCGGGCAGGACGTCGAGGGCCTGCAGAGCGAGCGCAGCTCGCTGCAGTCGAGCCTCACCGAGACCCAGCGCGCCCTCGAGGAATTGCGCGAGCGCGAGCGCCAGCAGCAGGCGCGCCTCGCGACGTTCCGCCAGATGCTCGAGCGCTTCCGCGCGATGATCGACTCGGGCCGGCTGCGCGTGCGGATCTTCCGCAACCGCATGGTCGTCGAGCTGCCCGACAACGTGCTCTTCGACTCGGGCGAGGCCGAGCTGCGCGAGCAGGGCCAGCAGACGCTCGCCGAGGTCGCGTCGGTGCTGCGCTCGATCGAGGGCCGGCAGTTCCAGGTCGCCGGTCACACCGACAACGTGCCGATCCGATCGCGCCGCTTCCCGTCGAACTGGGAGCTCTCGACGGCGCGCGCGGTGAGCGTCGCGCGGTACCTCATCGAGCAGGGCATCTCGGGCGAGCGCATCAGCGCCGCGGGCTACGCGGACACCCAGCCGGTCGACAGCAACGACACCGACGCGGGCCGCGCCCACAACCGCCGCATCGAGATCCAGCTCGTGCCGAACATCGACGAGCTGCCCGATCTCTCGGCGCTCACCGGCGAGACCGGCGGCGGAGGCGGGTCCTGA
- a CDS encoding Ppx/GppA family phosphatase: MRVLDDLGHITRLGRGVDARGRLADDAMDRAMSAMRDVVEHARATHGVRAIVAVGTSAMRDATNREVMIERASRELGVAIEVIDGAREAKLAFRGALPLVPIDDREEITVVDVGGGSTEIASGRGARLARSVSLDVGSVRLFERHLRADPPSRAQIDALIADVDRAIDASGARFAGSFVALAGTACTVAAVARGIDPEGANAVHGTSLSRDALHDVAVRLASMRIDERRTTPGVPPGREDVVAAGALLLDRIAERAGASSIEISNGGVRWGLALERLAPGAGGC, encoded by the coding sequence ATCCGCGTGCTCGACGATCTCGGACACATCACGCGGCTCGGTCGTGGTGTCGACGCGCGCGGCCGTCTCGCCGACGACGCGATGGATCGCGCGATGAGCGCGATGCGCGACGTCGTCGAGCACGCGCGCGCGACGCACGGCGTGCGCGCGATCGTCGCGGTGGGCACGAGCGCGATGCGCGACGCGACGAACCGCGAGGTGATGATCGAGCGCGCGTCGCGCGAGCTCGGCGTCGCGATCGAGGTCATCGACGGGGCGCGCGAGGCGAAGCTCGCGTTCCGCGGCGCGCTGCCGCTCGTGCCGATCGACGATCGCGAGGAGATCACGGTCGTCGACGTCGGCGGCGGGAGCACCGAGATCGCATCGGGGCGCGGCGCTCGTCTCGCGCGATCGGTGAGCCTCGACGTCGGCAGCGTGCGCCTCTTCGAGCGACACCTCCGCGCCGATCCGCCCTCGCGCGCGCAGATCGACGCGCTGATCGCCGACGTCGATCGCGCGATCGACGCGAGCGGCGCGCGCTTCGCGGGCTCATTCGTCGCGCTCGCGGGCACGGCGTGCACCGTCGCCGCGGTCGCGCGCGGGATCGATCCCGAAGGCGCGAACGCGGTGCACGGCACGAGCTTGTCACGCGACGCGCTGCACGACGTGGCGGTACGCCTCGCCTCGATGAGGATCGACGAGCGACGCACGACCCCGGGCGTGCCTCCGGGCCGCGAGGACGTGGTCGCGGCCGGCGCGCTGCTGCTCGATCGGATCGCGGAGCGCGCGGGCGCCTCGTCGATCGAGATCTCGAACGGCGGGGTGCGCTGGGGCCTCGCGCTGGAGCGCCTCGCGCCCGGCGCGGGCGGGTGCTAG